One genomic window of Panicum hallii strain FIL2 chromosome 6, PHallii_v3.1, whole genome shotgun sequence includes the following:
- the LOC112898521 gene encoding myb family transcription factor PHL8-like: MASSCGGGQQQQGGEARARLRWTRQLHDRFVLAVAQLGGADRATPKSVLRAMAVPGLTLYHLKSHLQKYRLAVSRGFITTPPGEGSNDPWSSSSEGQPDEYDEDAAAEWRGAFAAADGGAAGTKEAPCDSPRSMARMQREVQRKLQEQVEVQRHLQLRIEAQGRYLQSVLRRAEEVLADHSLGSPAAMAELSELASAVESGCLSSSSSPSPSPPRRRSADSCITSSSSEAESQAGTGSKRPCTCAAEQPVQGKRTFLQSHEAGEADADAEAEDGSSPEIDLNR; encoded by the exons ATGGCATCGTCGTGTGGTggcggccagcagcagcagggcgGCGAGGCCAGGGCGCGGCTCAGGTGGACGCGCCAGCTGCACGACCGCTTCGTGCTCGCCGTGGCCCAGCTCGGCGGCGCCGACA GGGCGACGCCCAAGTCCGTCCTGAGGGCCATGGCCGTGCCGGGGCTCACGCTCTACCACCTCAAGAGCCACCTCCAG AAGTACCGGCTGGCGGTGAGCCGAGGCTTCATCACCACGCCCCCCGGCGAAGGCTCCAACGACCCGTGGTCATCCTCCTCGGAGGGCCAGCCGGACGAGTACGACGAGGACGCGGCCGCCGAGTGGCGTGGTGCATTTGCCGCCGCCgacggtggcgccgccggcacTAAAGAAGCTCCCTGCGATTCTCCCAGGAGCATGGCGCGGATGCAGAGGGAGGTGCAGAGGAAGCTCCAGGAGCAGGTCGAG GTCCAGCGGCACCTGCAGCTGAGGATCGAGGCGCAGGGGAGGTACCTGCAGTCGGTGCTGCGCCGGGCGGAGGAAGTCCTCGCCGACCACAGCCTCGGCTCGCCGGCAGCCATGGCGGAGCTCTCGGAGCTGGCCTCAGCGGTGGAGTCCGGGTGcctgtcctcctcctcctcgccctcgccgtccccgccgcgccgccgctccgccgacAGCTGCATcacgtcctcctcctcggaggccGAGAGCCAGGCCGGCACGGGGTCCAAGAGGCCGTGCACGTGCGCCGCCGAGCAGCCGGTGCAGGGCAAGAGGACCTTCCTGCAGAGCCACGAGGCAGGGGAAGCAGACGCAGACGCAGAAGCAGAGGACGGCAGCTCACCAGAGATCGATCTCAACAGGTAG